Proteins encoded together in one Shewanella acanthi window:
- a CDS encoding EAL domain-containing protein has translation MIGANLSYPFHRLFKMLICLFGSLWLPIVGYCLPLNAVNTQLKFEHIRSEDGLNQNTITSLFMDNAGMLWIGTQDGLHSYNGYSFNLFLHSPNDSSSISESYITDIIEDNKGYLWIGTFSQGLNRLDLKTGVFEQFNLEQGLTDPRVTKLSVVGNTLWIGTQGGLFSLSLKTKRITAISLGSNTEPQITSLANVENTHLIAGTLGSGTFVVSPNAITRLNVPQDLTAHHIQAKSIRAITLALGNQLWQYDLMSQEGEIFWQAPDSLSFIREFIQTPLGRIWIVGPEAGLIQLDQKDKQYTVTNHTYDPGRSNSISENNILSLLQDPFGNLWIGASYSGLNKINTRRQYFQHLYEFAKDVRQQNNNIRALYRSQDKSLWIGTDGAGVKRLDFNTGQYEHYTAQFAKALALDPRHLNLIVRDIIQDKQGVLWIATNYGLGRISQRGDLSLIRLAASIVRDTEANHIRSLKIDDKDRLWLATSHALYVKTDGVDEFTPVPLVDIPGFNPVKNLLLTLLPDRDNLWIGTLDGLIKYDMTRQQGQVYVHQPQDNNSIINNRIRDILISDSGDAWFATHGGISKLSTAQPELGFSHFTKANGLPSDTIYALLEDKEHNIWFSSNAGIGKLNPTSGKVINFNEQEGVQALEFNGGVKLTDDDGDLWFGGINGINRFNPQNIPAQRSEARVALTGYKIAGNNHTILDLAHPPEIVMNYTDQLVSFDVTSLDFSYTGKNRFSYFLEGFDNHWHDLPSGNEITFTNIPPGDYLLRVRHALQYNSEGTYALEVSLKVRAPFYRTTFAYVIYYMLIMALLAWFILKRKQERQLQAEHNDSIRASEERLKLALWATGDGLWDWNIKENLVYRTNMDTAVSQWNHNSLLHDKTHPEDREKFKHELTEHIQGRSPFFEVEYRIETSPGNWIWMLDRGKVVESTPQRQAIRMTGTSRNITSRKLIENELILSSQVLNSMNEAVVVAGLDYRIRSVNPAFTAITGYSDRMIINKPLIQIAFRRKQKDLFSGVEQQLLRHKHWAGEIQIRNRQGQPILAWLEINQVIDIKGETSHFVAVFTDITERKKVEEELRFLASFDILTGLPNRTLFQDRLTHAISQAHRSQDIVALLFLDLDRFKHINDSMGHHIGDLLLKEVAERLQTAVREGDTVARLGGDEFTIILEGVAKTQAATLISEKVLDAFQTPFILDNKSFIISTSIGISLYPNDAEDVDSLIKFADAAMYHAKALGRNNFQFYTNELNEVATRHVLLESGLKQAISRNELSLVYQPKFSLRDGSLTGLEALLRWHHNELGPISPVEFIPLAEETGIIDRIGHWVINQACEQMANWREVGIENISIAVNLSAKQLKTNIISTIEAALKHSGLSANHLELELTESMIMENPQETASILSQLKALGLSIAIDDFGTGYSSLSYLKRFPIDTLKIDREFVRDIINDPDDAAITSAIIALAHSLDLNVIAEGVESQEQLNFLGLQGCDQVQGFLLSKPLDANDCLKLLQTRFK, from the coding sequence TTGATAGGGGCAAATTTGAGTTATCCATTCCATAGGCTATTTAAAATGTTAATTTGCCTCTTCGGCAGCCTTTGGCTGCCCATAGTTGGCTACTGCCTGCCTCTGAATGCTGTCAACACCCAACTCAAATTTGAACATATTCGCAGCGAAGATGGACTCAATCAAAACACTATTACCAGCCTATTTATGGACAATGCGGGAATGCTATGGATTGGTACTCAGGATGGACTGCACAGCTATAATGGCTACAGTTTTAACCTGTTTTTACACTCACCAAACGATTCCAGCAGTATTTCAGAAAGCTACATCACAGACATTATTGAGGACAATAAGGGTTATCTTTGGATTGGCACTTTTAGCCAAGGGCTGAATCGACTGGATTTAAAAACTGGAGTTTTTGAACAATTTAACCTAGAACAGGGGCTCACAGACCCTAGAGTCACTAAACTTAGCGTTGTTGGCAATACGCTCTGGATTGGTACTCAAGGTGGATTATTTTCCCTGTCATTAAAAACCAAGCGAATCACAGCAATCAGTTTAGGCAGCAATACCGAGCCTCAGATCACTAGCCTTGCCAATGTCGAAAATACCCATCTTATTGCAGGCACCTTGGGCAGCGGTACTTTTGTCGTTAGCCCCAATGCCATCACTCGGCTTAACGTGCCGCAGGATTTAACCGCCCACCATATTCAAGCCAAGTCTATCCGTGCAATCACCTTGGCACTTGGCAATCAGCTATGGCAATACGATTTGATGTCTCAGGAAGGTGAGATATTTTGGCAAGCTCCTGACAGTCTGTCATTTATTCGAGAATTTATTCAAACGCCCTTAGGCCGCATTTGGATTGTCGGCCCCGAGGCGGGATTGATCCAGCTAGATCAAAAGGATAAACAATATACGGTAACAAACCACACTTACGATCCAGGCCGTTCAAATAGTATTAGTGAAAACAATATTTTAAGTTTACTTCAGGACCCTTTTGGTAACCTTTGGATAGGAGCAAGTTACTCAGGCCTGAACAAAATCAACACCCGCAGGCAATACTTTCAGCATCTTTATGAATTCGCGAAGGATGTCCGTCAACAGAACAACAATATCCGCGCCCTATACCGCAGCCAGGATAAGTCACTTTGGATAGGCACAGATGGTGCCGGAGTCAAACGCTTAGACTTTAATACTGGACAATATGAGCACTACACAGCGCAATTTGCTAAAGCACTCGCACTTGACCCTAGGCATCTCAATCTTATCGTTAGAGACATTATTCAGGATAAACAGGGAGTGCTCTGGATTGCCACTAACTATGGCCTTGGGCGAATATCCCAAAGGGGGGATTTGAGCTTAATACGGCTAGCCGCCAGCATAGTTCGCGACACTGAAGCCAATCATATCCGCAGTTTGAAGATTGATGACAAAGATAGACTTTGGTTAGCGACGTCCCATGCTCTTTATGTCAAAACAGATGGGGTAGACGAATTTACCCCTGTGCCCTTGGTAGATATACCTGGATTTAATCCAGTAAAAAATCTTTTACTTACCCTGCTCCCAGATAGAGACAACCTATGGATTGGCACCCTAGATGGCCTAATCAAATATGACATGACTAGACAGCAGGGGCAGGTTTATGTGCATCAGCCACAAGATAATAACAGCATTATCAATAACCGAATTCGAGACATTTTAATTTCCGACTCCGGCGATGCTTGGTTTGCCACCCATGGCGGGATTAGTAAACTCTCAACCGCCCAGCCAGAGCTTGGATTTAGCCACTTTACTAAGGCTAACGGGCTACCCAGTGACACCATTTATGCCCTGCTCGAAGATAAGGAACACAACATCTGGTTTAGCAGTAATGCTGGCATTGGCAAACTTAATCCTACGAGCGGTAAAGTGATTAATTTTAATGAGCAGGAAGGAGTTCAGGCTCTTGAATTTAACGGCGGCGTCAAGCTGACCGATGACGATGGCGATCTTTGGTTTGGCGGCATAAATGGGATCAATCGCTTCAACCCACAGAACATTCCTGCACAACGCAGCGAAGCAAGGGTCGCACTCACGGGTTATAAAATAGCAGGTAACAATCATACTATTCTGGATTTAGCTCACCCTCCAGAAATTGTGATGAACTATACGGATCAGTTGGTTAGTTTCGATGTTACCTCTTTGGATTTTAGCTATACGGGTAAAAACCGGTTCAGCTATTTTCTAGAGGGTTTTGACAATCACTGGCACGATTTGCCATCGGGTAACGAGATCACCTTTACCAATATTCCACCTGGCGACTACTTACTCCGTGTGCGCCATGCTCTGCAGTACAACAGCGAAGGTACTTATGCGCTTGAAGTCAGCCTAAAGGTGCGAGCTCCCTTCTATCGCACGACATTTGCCTATGTTATTTATTACATGTTGATAATGGCGTTGCTTGCTTGGTTCATTCTAAAACGCAAACAAGAACGCCAACTACAAGCTGAGCATAACGACAGCATTCGCGCCTCGGAGGAGCGCCTCAAGCTCGCACTTTGGGCAACGGGTGATGGACTGTGGGATTGGAATATCAAAGAAAACCTCGTGTATCGCACCAATATGGATACGGCAGTATCCCAATGGAATCACAACAGCTTACTCCACGATAAAACCCACCCTGAGGATCGCGAGAAGTTCAAACATGAACTCACAGAACATATACAAGGGCGTAGCCCCTTCTTTGAGGTGGAATATCGAATTGAAACCTCACCAGGAAACTGGATCTGGATGTTGGACCGTGGAAAAGTGGTCGAGAGTACCCCCCAGCGACAAGCAATACGGATGACAGGCACCAGTCGTAATATCACGTCGCGTAAATTGATTGAGAATGAACTTATTCTTTCCTCTCAAGTACTCAATAGCATGAACGAGGCGGTCGTGGTCGCGGGGTTAGACTATCGAATTCGTTCTGTAAACCCAGCCTTCACCGCTATCACAGGCTATAGCGACAGAATGATCATCAATAAGCCGCTGATCCAAATTGCCTTTCGCCGTAAACAAAAAGATTTGTTTAGTGGGGTCGAACAGCAATTACTGCGCCATAAACACTGGGCGGGTGAAATACAAATCAGAAATCGCCAAGGACAACCCATACTAGCGTGGCTCGAAATTAACCAGGTTATTGATATAAAAGGTGAAACCAGTCACTTTGTGGCGGTATTTACCGACATCACAGAACGTAAAAAAGTAGAGGAGGAATTACGCTTCCTAGCCAGTTTCGACATACTTACGGGCCTACCAAATCGTACCCTATTCCAAGACAGGTTAACTCATGCCATTTCCCAAGCCCATCGATCGCAAGATATCGTTGCTCTGTTGTTTTTAGATCTCGACAGGTTCAAACATATTAACGATTCCATGGGGCATCATATCGGCGACTTATTGCTTAAGGAGGTGGCAGAACGGCTACAAACGGCTGTACGTGAAGGCGATACAGTTGCCCGCTTGGGAGGCGATGAATTTACCATTATTTTAGAAGGTGTTGCGAAAACCCAAGCCGCTACCTTAATATCAGAAAAAGTGCTCGATGCCTTTCAGACTCCCTTTATCCTCGACAATAAGTCCTTCATTATCTCGACCTCAATTGGGATTAGCCTCTATCCAAATGATGCTGAAGATGTCGACTCGCTAATTAAATTTGCCGATGCGGCCATGTACCACGCCAAAGCACTGGGAAGAAATAACTTCCAATTTTATACCAATGAATTAAACGAAGTGGCGACTCGTCATGTGTTGCTCGAAAGTGGTCTTAAACAGGCAATTTCGCGCAATGAATTGAGCCTAGTGTATCAACCTAAGTTCAGTCTGCGTGATGGTTCGCTCACGGGACTCGAAGCTCTTTTGCGCTGGCACCATAACGAATTAGGCCCAATTTCGCCGGTAGAATTTATCCCGCTCGCGGAGGAAACCGGCATTATCGATCGGATTGGCCATTGGGTAATCAATCAGGCCTGCGAACAAATGGCTAATTGGCGAGAAGTTGGGATTGAAAATATCAGTATTGCAGTCAACTTATCCGCTAAGCAACTAAAAACGAATATTATTTCCACCATAGAGGCTGCACTAAAACACTCGGGACTTTCAGCAAATCATTTAGAGCTAGAGCTGACCGAGTCCATGATCATGGAAAACCCACAGGAAACCGCGAGCATCCTATCCCAGCTTAAAGCACTCGGCCTGTCTATTGCCATTGATGACTTCGGCACTGGCTATTCGAGCCTGAGTTATCTTAAGCGCTTTCCGATCGACACGCTTAAAATTGACCGAGAATTTGTGCGCGATATTATCAACGATCCTGATGATGCAGCCATAACCAGCGCCATCATCGCCCTCGCCCACAGCTTAGATTTGAACGTCATCGCCGAAGGAGTGGAAAGCCAAGAACAACTTAACTTTTTAGGACTACAGGGCTGCGATCAGGTACAGGGCTTTTTGCTCAGTAAGCCCTTAGATGCGAATGATTGCCTAAAGCTGTTACAGACCAGATTCAAATAG
- a CDS encoding branched-chain amino acid aminotransferase, producing the protein MDIKYDLKPASERRTEQFKPEGNVGFGSLRTDHMFLMDYRDGQWCDPRIVPYGPFEMAPGAMALHYGQSIFEGAKAFMHEDGEIYTFRINKNAERMNRSADIVCIPNIDEQMQVDAINALIDVDRLWFPMQEGACLYVRPFIFATEDRLSVSPSSRYTFCVVLSPSGAYYAAGVNKGIRLLISKTYHRAVSGGTGASKAAGNYAASLRAGKAAAQFGASQVLYLDSTNQQIEEAGAMNHFHILKDGTIIIPTFTDTILKSITSQSIMELGEMLGCEVRQETVMLDKFIADIESGEIIEAGGFGTAAVVSAVGEYIFEDGKIVTVGNGGVGEHIQRIYKLYTDIQKGHIQGPAGWVKRVERIAPL; encoded by the coding sequence ATGGACATAAAATACGATTTAAAACCTGCGTCAGAGCGCCGTACTGAGCAATTCAAGCCTGAAGGAAATGTGGGTTTTGGTAGCCTCAGAACCGATCATATGTTTTTAATGGATTATCGCGATGGGCAGTGGTGCGATCCACGAATTGTGCCCTATGGCCCGTTTGAAATGGCGCCAGGCGCGATGGCTCTTCACTATGGTCAGTCAATCTTCGAAGGCGCTAAGGCCTTTATGCACGAAGACGGTGAGATTTATACTTTCCGAATCAATAAAAACGCCGAGCGTATGAACCGTTCTGCGGATATCGTTTGTATTCCTAATATCGATGAGCAGATGCAAGTCGATGCGATCAACGCCTTGATCGATGTCGATCGTCTCTGGTTTCCAATGCAAGAAGGCGCGTGTCTATACGTTCGTCCATTTATTTTTGCGACCGAAGACCGACTCTCGGTAAGCCCAAGTTCTCGTTACACTTTCTGTGTGGTATTGAGCCCAAGCGGTGCTTATTACGCAGCGGGTGTTAATAAAGGTATCCGTTTACTGATCAGCAAAACCTACCACCGAGCGGTATCGGGGGGCACTGGTGCTTCTAAGGCAGCTGGTAACTATGCTGCATCTTTGCGTGCTGGCAAAGCGGCGGCGCAATTTGGTGCATCGCAGGTGTTGTACCTTGATTCTACTAACCAACAGATTGAAGAAGCGGGTGCGATGAACCACTTTCACATTCTGAAGGATGGCACCATCATTATTCCTACCTTTACCGATACCATCTTAAAATCCATCACCTCGCAATCCATTATGGAGTTGGGTGAGATGCTAGGTTGTGAAGTACGCCAAGAGACAGTGATGCTCGACAAATTTATCGCCGATATTGAATCCGGTGAGATTATCGAAGCAGGCGGTTTCGGTACTGCTGCTGTGGTATCTGCCGTTGGCGAGTACATTTTTGAAGACGGTAAAATCGTGACTGTTGGTAATGGTGGCGTGGGTGAGCACATTCAGCGCATCTACAAACTCTATACCGACATCCAAAAAGGCCATATTCAAGGACCTGCTGGCTGGGTAAAACGCGTCGAACGTATTGCACCGCTGTAA
- a CDS encoding RidA family protein, with protein sequence MSITRLDVGTRMSSIVIHQGTVYLCGQVAKDKFQNITEQTITMLEEVDTLLAQAGSSREHLLSATIYLKDMQDYDAMNAIWDAWVPTGHAPARACVQAAIAEPEYLVEISVVAAVAQPI encoded by the coding sequence ATGAGTATTACCCGTTTAGATGTCGGCACCCGCATGAGCAGTATCGTTATCCACCAAGGCACGGTTTACCTTTGCGGACAAGTGGCTAAGGATAAGTTCCAGAACATTACCGAGCAGACAATCACTATGCTCGAAGAGGTCGATACCCTATTAGCCCAGGCGGGGAGCTCCCGTGAGCATCTGTTATCTGCCACTATCTACTTGAAAGATATGCAGGATTACGATGCCATGAACGCGATATGGGATGCTTGGGTGCCAACAGGGCATGCGCCTGCGCGCGCATGTGTTCAGGCTGCGATTGCCGAACCTGAGTATTTGGTTGAGATTTCGGTGGTCGCAGCGGTTGCCCAGCCAATTTAG
- a CDS encoding Na+/H+ antiporter NhaC family protein, translating to MLPSIVTLLPLLLTLVLALWLRRTLVALGAGIVFGALLLSHFNPLQTFSYLTQGAIKQFYQQDAWQWWHLNVLFAMLLLGSMTQLLARSGAVGQFGDWLFLRIRSGRQARVGVVLLGWFVFIDGIFSCLAVGHVCQPLSRRYGISHAQLAYLVDANASPLCSLLPFSSWGPYVMALIAGLSFLPVSPLEAFIEVAWWNFYAIMTLGISLIAAWFGMGFRPMNKLELRIEAQASHSSVQGSPWLLALPMLTLLCASVGFTLWSGAQQVQGWDLSLWLAKSDIGAAMRDACLLATLVTVVMLKRSGRTSLMLAADFSHGLRLIAFAIAILLCTWMIGAVIADLGVASLLASWANLYLSSKLLVAGMFVLCALMAFATGSSWGTFAIMIPIGGEIAQNIEPALLLPTLSAVMAGSVFGDHCSPISDTSVLSATSSGCLPHEHVVTQLPFALIGALAALVGFQLVNLGLSGPIVWCGVIGSAVGLLLAATRLYSPWRKAAAQTN from the coding sequence ATGCTGCCGAGCATTGTAACCCTTTTACCCCTGTTACTAACTTTGGTATTGGCCCTGTGGCTAAGGCGAACCTTAGTCGCCCTCGGCGCCGGAATTGTCTTCGGGGCATTACTCTTATCCCATTTTAATCCGCTACAAACTTTTAGTTATCTCACCCAAGGCGCTATTAAACAGTTCTATCAGCAAGATGCTTGGCAATGGTGGCATTTGAATGTGCTGTTTGCCATGTTATTGCTCGGCAGCATGACCCAGCTATTGGCCCGCAGTGGTGCGGTAGGGCAGTTTGGTGATTGGTTATTCCTGCGTATTCGCAGTGGACGACAGGCGAGGGTTGGTGTGGTGCTGCTTGGTTGGTTTGTGTTTATCGATGGGATTTTCAGTTGTCTTGCAGTGGGGCATGTGTGTCAGCCCTTGAGTCGCCGCTATGGTATCAGCCATGCACAACTTGCCTATTTGGTTGATGCTAATGCATCGCCATTGTGCTCCTTATTGCCCTTTTCCAGTTGGGGGCCCTATGTGATGGCGCTGATCGCTGGGTTAAGTTTTTTACCCGTGTCACCCCTTGAAGCCTTTATCGAGGTCGCTTGGTGGAATTTTTATGCCATTATGACCCTTGGTATTTCACTGATCGCCGCCTGGTTTGGGATGGGATTTAGACCCATGAATAAACTGGAGCTTAGGATCGAGGCGCAGGCGTCACATTCCTCGGTGCAGGGGAGCCCTTGGTTGTTAGCACTGCCTATGTTAACGCTGTTATGCGCTTCGGTGGGATTCACCCTCTGGTCGGGCGCACAGCAAGTACAAGGTTGGGATCTCTCGCTCTGGTTGGCGAAGTCCGATATCGGTGCTGCGATGCGTGACGCTTGTCTGCTTGCCACCTTAGTAACTGTGGTCATGCTAAAACGTTCCGGTCGAACTTCACTGATGCTTGCGGCGGATTTTTCTCATGGTCTTCGCTTGATTGCTTTTGCCATCGCCATTTTGCTGTGCACTTGGATGATAGGCGCCGTTATTGCAGATCTTGGGGTGGCAAGCTTGTTGGCCTCATGGGCAAACCTGTATTTATCCTCAAAATTGCTGGTGGCAGGGATGTTCGTACTCTGCGCGTTAATGGCCTTTGCTACGGGTTCTAGCTGGGGCACTTTTGCGATTATGATCCCGATTGGTGGCGAGATTGCCCAAAATATTGAGCCCGCGTTATTGTTACCGACGTTAAGCGCTGTGATGGCCGGTTCGGTATTTGGCGACCACTGCTCGCCCATCTCTGATACTAGTGTGTTAAGCGCGACGAGTTCAGGTTGTTTGCCCCATGAGCATGTTGTGACTCAGCTGCCTTTTGCTTTGATTGGCGCCTTAGCCGCTTTGGTGGGCTTTCAGTTAGTGAATTTAGGTTTGAGTGGCCCGATAGTCTGGTGTGGGGTAATAGGTTCTGCCGTGGGATTGTTGCTTGCCGCTACACGTTTATATTCGCCTTGGCGCAAAGCTGCCGCGCAGACAAACTAA
- a CDS encoding cell division protein ZapB, translating into MSLELLSKLESKIQTALETIELLKMELEEEKQKTTSLNEHNQQLNEQNQQMQQELASWNEKVTGLVGLLNSEI; encoded by the coding sequence ATGAGCCTTGAATTACTGTCCAAACTGGAAAGCAAAATCCAGACTGCTCTCGAAACGATCGAGCTTCTCAAAATGGAGCTAGAAGAAGAGAAACAAAAGACCACTTCGCTAAATGAGCACAATCAACAGCTCAATGAGCAAAACCAACAAATGCAACAAGAGCTCGCCTCTTGGAACGAAAAAGTCACCGGACTGGTTGGCCTGCTTAACAGCGAAATCTAA
- a CDS encoding DUF1107 domain-containing protein, whose translation MRVFPVYAPKLIAKHARIFLTGVIWVKDLGRLEFEKGRFLLPRKSLPKVKQAILELNELIESQNYQSKAV comes from the coding sequence ATGCGAGTTTTTCCTGTTTATGCACCTAAGCTAATCGCGAAACATGCGCGTATTTTTCTCACTGGCGTGATCTGGGTGAAGGATCTGGGTCGATTAGAATTTGAGAAGGGGCGTTTTTTACTGCCAAGAAAAAGCCTGCCCAAAGTGAAGCAGGCTATCCTAGAACTGAATGAATTGATTGAATCGCAAAATTATCAATCCAAAGCAGTTTAG
- a CDS encoding thiol:disulfide interchange protein DsbA/DsbL → MKKALLMAAALLLAPLTLSAAEYKEGVHYTVINDGPATAKPEITEFFSFYCPHCYNFSKTIVPKILAEKPADVAFNQTHVDFIGKEMGVEMSRAFAVAHQLNVDDKVDAALFAAIHDKKQHFTSRDDIRALFIANGVDGKTFDAAADSFMVKAQMAKMKRDTENAKISGVPSLVVNGKYRIENGSIKSYDELLAIAYYLAKM, encoded by the coding sequence ATGAAAAAAGCATTACTTATGGCGGCTGCGCTATTACTGGCACCATTAACCTTATCGGCGGCAGAATACAAAGAGGGCGTACATTACACAGTGATTAACGACGGTCCTGCGACCGCTAAGCCAGAAATCACGGAGTTTTTCTCTTTCTACTGCCCACACTGCTACAACTTCTCTAAAACTATCGTGCCAAAAATTTTGGCAGAAAAGCCTGCTGATGTCGCTTTCAACCAAACCCATGTCGATTTTATCGGTAAGGAAATGGGCGTTGAAATGTCACGTGCCTTCGCAGTCGCGCACCAATTGAACGTGGATGACAAAGTTGATGCAGCCCTGTTTGCTGCCATTCATGATAAGAAACAACACTTCACCAGCCGTGATGATATCCGCGCACTATTTATTGCGAATGGTGTAGACGGTAAAACCTTCGATGCTGCTGCGGATTCTTTTATGGTGAAAGCGCAAATGGCTAAGATGAAACGCGATACTGAGAACGCAAAAATCTCTGGTGTGCCATCACTGGTGGTTAACGGTAAATACCGTATCGAAAACGGTTCAATCAAGTCATACGACGAATTATTAGCGATCGCTTATTATTTGGCCAAAATGTAA
- a CDS encoding serine/threonine protein kinase, giving the protein MSQDSHSAFDFHSLTPDLILDAIESLGIYPETGLLALNSYENRVYQFRSDEGKRYVVKFYRPERWSDAQIQEEHDYALALAAEDIPMAVPAIIDGHTLHHYQGFRFALFPSIGGRAFEVDNLEQLEYVGRFIGRMHQYGAEVGFKEREPLNPQILGDESFAWLKQSGLVPKSLENAFFIVAEQVLAKVKSIWSQHKFKSIRLHGDLHPGNILWTPDGPGFVDLDDARMGPAIQDIWMMLTGDRAQQLLQLEILLEGYEEFCEFDSRQLVLIEPLRALRMLHYNAWLGRRWQDPAFPMHFPWFGDEKYWGQQILAFKEQLALLDEPPLSLIPY; this is encoded by the coding sequence ATGAGTCAAGATAGCCATTCGGCCTTTGATTTCCATAGCCTAACGCCCGATTTAATCCTCGATGCAATTGAGAGTCTCGGCATCTATCCCGAGACAGGGCTATTAGCACTCAATAGCTACGAGAATCGCGTTTATCAGTTTCGTAGTGATGAGGGCAAACGCTATGTGGTGAAGTTTTATCGTCCCGAGCGTTGGAGCGATGCGCAAATTCAGGAAGAGCACGATTATGCCCTCGCCTTAGCGGCGGAGGATATCCCCATGGCGGTTCCCGCCATTATCGATGGACATACACTGCATCATTATCAAGGGTTTAGATTTGCATTATTTCCTTCCATTGGTGGCCGCGCATTTGAAGTCGATAATCTGGAGCAATTAGAATATGTCGGCCGTTTTATTGGCCGCATGCATCAATATGGAGCTGAGGTTGGCTTTAAAGAGCGCGAGCCGCTGAACCCACAAATTTTGGGCGATGAGTCATTCGCTTGGCTCAAGCAGTCGGGCCTAGTGCCAAAGTCACTTGAAAACGCTTTTTTTATCGTGGCAGAACAGGTGCTCGCAAAGGTCAAAAGTATTTGGTCGCAGCATAAGTTTAAATCGATTCGTCTGCATGGGGATTTACACCCTGGCAATATCCTTTGGACACCGGATGGCCCAGGTTTTGTGGATTTGGATGATGCCCGTATGGGGCCTGCCATTCAGGATATCTGGATGATGCTAACCGGCGACAGGGCGCAGCAGTTATTGCAACTGGAAATTTTGCTCGAAGGTTATGAAGAGTTCTGCGAATTTGACTCGCGCCAATTAGTGTTAATCGAGCCGCTTAGGGCACTACGGATGCTGCATTACAATGCATGGCTTGGCAGGCGTTGGCAGGATCCGGCTTTTCCGATGCATTTCCCTTGGTTTGGGGACGAAAAATACTGGGGGCAGCAAATTTTAGCCTTTAAAGAACAACTGGCATTGCTGGATGAACCCCCATTAAGCCTGATACCCTATTAG
- a CDS encoding DUF3630 family protein has translation MKLQAIHLDKNALSLSLSADIDFDHFEAFAEPLAKALDCRVRERQWGADRHQWLLEFEGCQLWLNFEFYGNICWLSVEREADFEVLEYLATLLKSYL, from the coding sequence ATGAAACTACAAGCAATTCATTTAGATAAAAACGCGCTAAGTTTAAGCTTGAGTGCGGATATCGATTTCGACCACTTTGAGGCATTTGCTGAACCATTAGCCAAGGCACTGGATTGCCGCGTGCGAGAGCGTCAATGGGGCGCAGATCGTCACCAATGGTTGCTGGAGTTTGAAGGCTGTCAGCTTTGGCTTAACTTCGAGTTTTACGGCAATATCTGCTGGTTGAGTGTCGAGCGCGAAGCTGATTTCGAGGTGCTCGAGTACCTTGCGACGTTACTGAAATCTTACCTTTAG